In one Sporomusa sphaeroides DSM 2875 genomic region, the following are encoded:
- the atpF gene encoding F0F1 ATP synthase subunit B codes for MVDLNATLIAQIINFLILVAILTKVAYKPLMKALADRQAKIADSLATAEQEKQAAEKLKQEYLAQLTEARVQAQTIVDKAAKLAEQTKDEILKEAREESARLLKATQEEIARERERAVAELKGEVVTLAVAAASKIIAQNMNDTANAKIVDDFINNLDGKKIGGLPC; via the coding sequence TTGGTTGATTTGAATGCGACGCTTATAGCGCAAATTATAAATTTTCTTATACTTGTGGCTATTTTAACAAAAGTGGCATATAAACCGCTAATGAAGGCGCTGGCTGACCGGCAGGCCAAAATCGCAGATAGCCTGGCAACGGCTGAACAGGAAAAGCAAGCTGCTGAAAAACTCAAGCAGGAATATCTTGCCCAATTGACCGAAGCCCGTGTACAGGCGCAAACTATTGTTGATAAGGCTGCCAAGCTGGCTGAACAAACCAAAGACGAAATCCTTAAGGAAGCCCGTGAAGAAAGCGCACGGCTGTTAAAAGCCACCCAGGAGGAAATTGCCCGGGAGCGTGAGCGCGCTGTTGCCGAGCTTAAAGGCGAAGTGGTGACATTGGCTGTTGCCGCGGCTTCCAAAATTATTGCTCAAAATATGAATGACACAGCCAATGCTAAAATTGTTGATGATTTCATTAACAATTTGGATGGCAAGAAAATTGGTGGTTTGCCATGCTAA
- the atpE gene encoding F0F1 ATP synthase subunit C — translation MEQAIIIAASAIGAGLAIGLAAIGAGIGDGAVTAKAIEGMARQPEAKGTILVNMLISVGLIESIPIIAAVIAIVLVFANPFIK, via the coding sequence GTGGAACAAGCTATTATTATTGCAGCCTCTGCTATTGGAGCGGGTTTGGCTATCGGCCTTGCCGCTATTGGTGCTGGTATCGGTGACGGTGCAGTTACTGCCAAAGCTATTGAGGGGATGGCAAGACAACCGGAAGCTAAGGGAACTATTCTCGTAAACATGCTTATCTCAGTAGGTTTGATCGAGTCTATTCCTATTATTGCTGCCGTTATTGCTATCGTACTGGTATTTGCCAATCCATTTATTAAGTAA
- the atpB gene encoding F0F1 ATP synthase subunit A, protein MGHGGGGHEMGHKLAHFAGLTFNLDTLYMTWLTMAIVIALAIVATRRVEIIPRGWQNFLEMAVTALLDQIDNTMGPKGRKLAPLIITLFLFLLVGNELGLVPGFTSPTNDINTTLGLALMIVVMVHILGAVNKGPVRYLKHFFEPYIPFVIINIIEEVAKPITLSFRLFGNILAGEILLIILGMLVPYVIPTAWLAFSVFVGVVQAFIFTMLSMSYLSNSLQDGHH, encoded by the coding sequence ATGGGACATGGTGGAGGAGGCCATGAGATGGGACATAAGCTGGCACATTTTGCCGGACTGACGTTCAATCTCGACACCTTATACATGACATGGCTAACCATGGCGATTGTCATTGCTCTGGCAATAGTTGCCACCCGCCGGGTAGAAATTATTCCCCGCGGCTGGCAAAACTTCCTGGAGATGGCAGTTACTGCTTTGTTAGATCAGATTGATAATACCATGGGGCCCAAGGGGAGAAAATTAGCACCACTTATTATCACGCTGTTTTTGTTCCTGCTTGTTGGTAATGAATTGGGTCTGGTACCTGGGTTTACCTCGCCGACCAATGACATTAACACCACACTGGGCCTAGCGCTGATGATTGTTGTTATGGTACATATTCTCGGGGCTGTAAACAAAGGTCCTGTCAGGTATCTTAAACATTTTTTTGAACCTTACATCCCCTTTGTTATTATCAACATTATTGAAGAAGTGGCTAAGCCGATTACCTTATCCTTCCGTTTATTCGGCAACATTCTGGCTGGTGAGATATTGCTCATCATTTTGGGAATGCTCGTACCGTATGTTATTCCAACAGCATGGTTGGCTTTCAGTGTGTTTGTCGGCGTTGTACAGGCGTTTATTTTTACCATGCTGTCCATGTCGTATTTGTCCAACTCATTACAGGATGGACACCATTAA
- a CDS encoding ATP synthase subunit I translates to MFKAGFADNYVVQVRRTLLQLVALGLFMTLSALAAGQTFVIPGLLTGWTSSVIYFLLMCRRVKQSAELPPGQALASMRAGWLIRLGFIIAILVLSVQVPGIDFLAAVVGLFSLHIVLLINAVYIVVCGLIANFGKQNNSGRE, encoded by the coding sequence GTGTTTAAAGCAGGTTTTGCTGACAACTACGTCGTTCAAGTACGGCGGACGTTACTGCAGTTAGTGGCACTGGGGTTGTTTATGACCCTGAGTGCGTTAGCGGCAGGCCAAACTTTTGTGATACCCGGCCTGTTGACCGGTTGGACAAGCAGTGTAATCTATTTTCTGCTGATGTGCCGCCGGGTAAAACAGAGCGCTGAATTACCACCCGGCCAGGCGCTGGCTTCTATGCGGGCAGGGTGGCTAATACGCTTGGGGTTTATCATAGCCATACTTGTCTTATCAGTCCAAGTACCCGGTATTGATTTTTTGGCGGCAGTAGTGGGTTTATTCTCACTTCATATAGTATTACTGATAAATGCCGTGTATATCGTGGTTTGCGGACTTATAGCAAATTTCGGCAAGCAAAATAATTCAGGAAGGGAGTGA
- a CDS encoding AtpZ/AtpI family protein — protein sequence MPKKQDGMWAALSLVGTIGLNMAAMVAVGLFCGKWADKYFNTFPWFTVSGIVFGMAGGLWSTYKKIVK from the coding sequence ATGCCGAAAAAACAGGATGGGATGTGGGCGGCTCTGAGCCTGGTGGGAACGATTGGTCTTAATATGGCTGCCATGGTAGCAGTAGGGCTGTTCTGCGGCAAATGGGCTGACAAGTATTTCAACACCTTTCCCTGGTTTACCGTGTCAGGTATTGTCTTTGGCATGGCGGGCGGGCTGTGGTCTACCTACAAAAAAATTGTTAAGTGA
- the wecB gene encoding non-hydrolyzing UDP-N-acetylglucosamine 2-epimerase codes for MSRIKVMTVFGTRPEAIKMAPVVLELAKHPEYITPVVTVTAQHREMLDQVLRLFAITPDHDLDIMSQGQTLFDITCRAMQGLNQVFAAEKPDMVLVHGDTTTTFAGGLAAFYHQIPIGHVEAGLRTGDKYSPFPEEMNRKLTGSFTDVHFAPTATARQNLLRENIAGESILVTGNTVIDALKATVDPAYQFTDILLQGIDYANRKVILVTTHRRENLGEPMRHVYQALRDIVTAFTDVEIVFPVHKNPLVRQVVQEELGSAPRVHLIDPLDYQPFANLMARSYLVLTDSGGIQEEAPALGKPVLVLRDTTERPEAVTAGTVKLIGTDRELVYKETKELLVNKAEYRRMANAVNPYGDGMASSRIVAAILHKYGLTASRPGEFEVCL; via the coding sequence ATGTCCCGTATTAAAGTTATGACGGTTTTCGGCACCCGGCCTGAAGCTATAAAAATGGCGCCTGTTGTTCTGGAACTGGCCAAGCATCCTGAATACATAACCCCGGTTGTGACGGTAACCGCCCAGCACCGGGAAATGCTTGACCAGGTGCTGCGGCTGTTTGCCATTACGCCTGATCATGATCTTGATATTATGAGTCAGGGGCAGACGCTGTTTGACATTACCTGCCGGGCCATGCAGGGACTCAATCAGGTGTTTGCTGCAGAAAAGCCTGATATGGTGCTGGTTCATGGCGATACCACCACCACTTTTGCCGGTGGGCTGGCTGCTTTTTATCACCAGATCCCGATTGGCCATGTGGAAGCCGGACTGCGTACCGGCGACAAATACTCACCCTTTCCTGAGGAAATGAACCGCAAGCTGACAGGGTCCTTTACCGATGTCCATTTTGCCCCGACAGCTACGGCCAGGCAAAATCTGCTCAGGGAAAATATCGCCGGTGAAAGCATTTTGGTGACAGGCAACACGGTAATTGATGCATTAAAAGCTACTGTGGACCCAGCCTACCAATTTACCGATATATTATTGCAGGGGATTGATTATGCTAACCGTAAAGTTATCCTGGTTACAACCCACCGCCGTGAAAATTTAGGCGAGCCTATGCGCCATGTATATCAGGCGTTAAGGGATATTGTTACCGCCTTTACCGATGTTGAGATTGTTTTTCCGGTACATAAGAATCCGTTAGTCCGGCAGGTGGTGCAGGAAGAATTGGGCTCAGCCCCGCGTGTTCACCTGATTGATCCGCTGGACTACCAGCCCTTTGCCAATCTCATGGCCAGGTCTTACCTGGTGCTGACCGATTCGGGCGGGATTCAGGAAGAAGCGCCGGCCCTTGGTAAACCGGTGCTGGTTTTGCGTGATACCACCGAACGGCCTGAAGCGGTAACCGCCGGTACGGTTAAACTCATCGGCACAGACCGGGAGCTTGTATATAAAGAGACCAAGGAATTACTTGTTAACAAAGCAGAATACCGGCGTATGGCCAATGCCGTCAATCCTTACGGGGATGGCATGGCTTCCAGCCGCATTGTGGCAGCCATTTTACACAAATATGGGCTGACTGCCAGCCGCCCCGGTGAATTCGAAGTATGCCTATAA
- a CDS encoding glycosyltransferase family 4 protein — protein MQTYIVAFTVALAAAYFITPRVKDLAIKAGALDAPDARKVHTSPIPRMGGLAIYFGFVLAVLSSMHVNHEILGLLLGGTVILAVGIIDDLKQLSAKVKLLGQIAAAIVLILFDIRIEWLTNPFGEMIYVNYLSIPLTILWVVSLTNTVNLIDGLDGLAAGVSTIASITILLVALEQNFWTVAILTAALAGSALGFLQHNFNPAKIFMGDTGSMFLGYMLAAVSVLGTVKSAATIALFVPIIALGLPIMDTAFAIIRRYMSGRPIFKPDKGHLHHRLLAMGLSQKQAVLLMYVISGCLGISAIALTEVSKVYAALILLAIILVAFFGAKKIGVLNNNDGVLKSTDSLKSH, from the coding sequence ATGCAAACCTATATAGTGGCTTTTACTGTTGCCTTGGCTGCAGCTTACTTTATCACGCCGCGTGTTAAAGATTTGGCCATTAAAGCCGGTGCGCTTGATGCTCCGGATGCCCGTAAAGTGCATACCAGCCCGATTCCCCGCATGGGCGGGTTGGCAATATATTTTGGCTTTGTGCTGGCCGTGCTGTCAAGCATGCATGTCAATCATGAAATTCTGGGCTTGCTGCTGGGCGGTACCGTCATTTTGGCTGTTGGCATTATCGACGACCTGAAACAGTTGTCGGCAAAAGTCAAATTGCTGGGACAGATTGCGGCCGCCATTGTCCTTATTTTATTTGACATCCGCATTGAATGGCTGACAAATCCGTTTGGTGAAATGATTTATGTCAATTATTTATCTATCCCGCTTACTATTTTGTGGGTAGTCAGCCTGACAAACACGGTAAACCTGATTGACGGTCTGGACGGACTGGCAGCCGGGGTATCTACCATTGCCTCGATTACCATTCTGTTGGTGGCACTGGAGCAGAACTTTTGGACGGTGGCTATTTTGACGGCAGCGCTGGCCGGCAGTGCGCTTGGTTTCTTACAGCATAATTTTAATCCGGCGAAAATCTTCATGGGTGATACCGGCAGTATGTTTTTAGGGTACATGCTGGCGGCTGTTTCTGTGCTGGGAACGGTTAAAAGTGCTGCCACCATTGCGTTATTTGTACCCATTATCGCCTTAGGGCTGCCAATCATGGATACGGCGTTTGCCATTATCCGCCGGTATATGAGCGGCCGGCCGATTTTTAAACCGGACAAAGGTCATTTGCATCACCGGCTGCTGGCCATGGGGCTAAGCCAAAAACAGGCTGTTTTGCTGATGTATGTAATCAGTGGCTGTCTGGGGATAAGCGCGATTGCCCTGACGGAGGTAAGTAAAGTATATGCTGCCTTAATTTTGCTTGCTATCATTTTAGTGGCCTTTTTTGGCGCCAAGAAAATTGGTGTATTAAATAATAATGACGGTGTCCTGAAAAGCACTGATTCGCTTAAGAGTCATTAA
- a CDS encoding nucleotide pyrophosphohydrolase, whose amino-acid sequence MLEAIYLPKLRYLTPTLDSTLLKAMEEAGELARAVLNFMPWEKLSPAELKEQTEAIALLADVKEELLDVAQTCVTMIFVMEDSFGIDADSLIGEHLAKLADKGYAYDTSQNYRITTTPNRQDGNYKYISLPHLRLDNVTLLTTVCKIQEEIGELTQFLGKHAGASGEQARLDPDEVNRGAALELLDIAQCCFTMMYILAGRYAVNIAELVAGHVNKLQRRGYC is encoded by the coding sequence ATGCTGGAAGCCATTTATTTACCTAAACTGAGATATCTCACTCCCACCCTTGATTCCACGCTGCTGAAAGCCATGGAAGAGGCGGGGGAATTAGCCCGGGCGGTACTGAATTTTATGCCTTGGGAAAAACTGAGCCCGGCTGAATTGAAAGAACAGACTGAGGCCATTGCCCTGCTTGCCGATGTCAAGGAAGAACTCCTGGATGTGGCTCAGACCTGTGTTACCATGATTTTTGTTATGGAGGATTCCTTCGGCATTGACGCCGACAGTCTGATTGGTGAACACCTCGCCAAACTGGCAGATAAAGGTTATGCTTATGATACCAGTCAAAATTACCGCATTACCACAACCCCAAACCGGCAGGATGGCAACTATAAATATATCAGCCTCCCGCACCTGAGGCTTGATAATGTTACCTTATTGACTACTGTGTGCAAGATTCAGGAGGAAATAGGCGAACTGACCCAGTTTCTGGGCAAGCATGCCGGAGCATCCGGCGAACAGGCCCGGCTTGATCCTGACGAAGTCAACCGGGGAGCGGCTTTGGAATTATTGGATATTGCGCAATGCTGTTTTACGATGATGTATATTTTGGCCGGACGGTATGCCGTAAATATTGCTGAATTGGTTGCCGGACATGTGAACAAGCTGCAGCGGCGGGGTTATTGCTAA
- a CDS encoding deoxycytidylate deaminase, which produces MNDNKGLDRPSWDEYFMDITKVVATRSTCLRRQIGAVIVKEQRLLSSGYNGAPCGLTHCGETGCIRANNQVPSGERQELCRGLHAEQSAVVQAAMYGVSIRDATIYSTHQPCSACTKILINAGIKRIVYQYSYPDKLAEQLIAEAGIEYVCFT; this is translated from the coding sequence ATGAATGACAACAAAGGGCTTGACCGGCCATCGTGGGATGAATATTTCATGGATATTACCAAGGTGGTTGCTACCCGTTCAACCTGTCTTCGCCGGCAAATCGGCGCTGTTATTGTCAAGGAGCAACGGCTTTTAAGTTCAGGCTATAATGGTGCACCCTGCGGTTTGACCCACTGTGGCGAAACCGGCTGTATTCGCGCGAACAATCAGGTACCGTCCGGCGAACGTCAGGAATTGTGCCGGGGGCTTCATGCCGAACAAAGCGCTGTCGTTCAGGCAGCCATGTACGGGGTATCCATTCGTGATGCCACCATTTATTCCACCCATCAGCCTTGTTCAGCCTGTACCAAGATTCTAATAAACGCTGGTATCAAACGTATCGTTTACCAGTACAGTTATCCGGATAAACTGGCCGAGCAATTAATTGCCGAAGCCGGAATCGAATATGTTTGTTTTACCTAA
- the upp gene encoding uracil phosphoribosyltransferase, which yields MQVKIIDHPLIQHKLSLVRDVKTGTKEFRELLEEISTLMAFELTRNLPLEETQVETPLTTCTCKMLSGKKIAIVPILRAGLGMVNGIVKLIPAAKVGHIGVYRDHETLKPVEYFCKLPTDVAERELIVVDPMLATGGSAVAAIEMLKAKGAKQIKLMCLVAAPEGVAVMNAHHPDVEVYVAAVDSHLNERGYIVPGLGDAGDRIFGTK from the coding sequence ATGCAAGTAAAAATAATCGACCATCCCTTGATTCAGCATAAATTGTCACTTGTTCGTGATGTTAAAACCGGAACCAAAGAGTTTCGCGAGCTTTTGGAAGAAATCTCAACACTTATGGCTTTTGAACTGACCCGGAATCTGCCCCTGGAAGAAACGCAGGTAGAAACGCCGCTTACCACCTGCACCTGCAAGATGCTGTCAGGCAAAAAAATTGCCATAGTGCCCATTTTGCGCGCCGGTTTGGGGATGGTAAACGGTATCGTCAAACTGATTCCTGCCGCCAAGGTGGGACATATCGGGGTATATCGTGATCATGAGACCTTGAAGCCTGTCGAGTATTTTTGCAAACTGCCTACCGATGTGGCAGAACGTGAATTGATTGTTGTTGATCCCATGCTGGCGACCGGCGGCTCGGCGGTGGCGGCCATTGAGATGCTGAAAGCCAAAGGTGCCAAACAGATTAAATTAATGTGTCTGGTAGCGGCACCGGAAGGTGTTGCCGTGATGAACGCACACCATCCGGATGTAGAGGTGTATGTTGCCGCTGTCGACAGCCATCTGAATGAACGTGGCTATATTGTGCCCGGTTTGGGAGATGCCGGTGACCGGATTTTCGGCACAAAGTAA
- the glyA gene encoding serine hydroxymethyltransferase produces the protein MTILAGVDPEVARAVELERTRQQTKLELIASENFVSKAVMEAQGSVLTNKYAEGYPEHRYYGGCEYVDIVEKLAIDRAKKLFGAEHVNVQAHSGAQANTAVYFAFLKPGDTILGMNLAHGGHLTHGSPVNISGQYFNIVAYGVDEVTHRIDYDQVAELAMTHKPKMLVAGASAYSRIIDFARLGQIAREAGAMFMVDMAHIAGLVAAGYHPSPVPHADIVTTTTHKTLRGPRGGMILCRSQYAKAIDKAIFPGIQGGPLMHVIAAKAVSFKEALSEEFRLYQGQIIKNAQALAERLKQNGFTLVSGGTDNHLMLVDLRAQHITGKQAEELLDEIGVTVNKNAIPNDPASPFITSGIRIGVPAVTSRGMVEEDMVAIGDIITMTLTKLEDGAARDKARSMVAQLCRKYPLYA, from the coding sequence ATGACAATACTTGCAGGAGTAGACCCCGAGGTAGCACGAGCCGTTGAGCTCGAACGCACCCGTCAGCAAACCAAACTGGAGCTTATTGCCTCAGAGAACTTTGTCAGCAAAGCGGTAATGGAGGCGCAAGGCTCAGTATTGACTAATAAATATGCCGAAGGGTACCCTGAGCACCGGTATTATGGCGGCTGTGAATATGTTGATATTGTCGAGAAACTGGCTATTGACCGGGCCAAAAAGTTATTTGGCGCAGAACATGTAAATGTTCAGGCCCATTCGGGAGCGCAGGCCAACACCGCTGTATATTTTGCCTTTCTGAAGCCTGGCGATACCATTTTAGGCATGAATCTTGCCCATGGCGGCCATCTGACCCATGGCAGCCCTGTAAATATTTCCGGGCAATACTTCAATATTGTGGCCTATGGTGTTGATGAGGTTACCCACCGGATTGACTATGATCAGGTTGCCGAGCTGGCTATGACACACAAGCCGAAAATGCTGGTAGCCGGTGCCAGTGCCTACTCCCGGATTATTGACTTTGCCCGCCTGGGACAAATTGCCCGTGAAGCCGGTGCCATGTTCATGGTTGATATGGCGCATATCGCCGGTCTGGTGGCTGCCGGTTATCATCCCAGCCCGGTGCCGCATGCGGATATTGTTACTACAACCACCCACAAAACCCTGCGCGGTCCGCGCGGCGGCATGATCCTTTGCCGGTCCCAGTATGCCAAGGCCATTGACAAAGCCATCTTCCCCGGCATCCAGGGCGGCCCGTTAATGCATGTTATTGCCGCCAAGGCTGTATCCTTTAAGGAAGCTCTCAGCGAGGAATTCCGCCTGTATCAGGGACAAATTATCAAAAATGCGCAAGCTCTGGCTGAACGCCTTAAGCAAAATGGCTTTACGTTGGTATCCGGCGGTACGGATAATCATTTGATGTTGGTTGACCTGCGCGCGCAGCATATTACCGGCAAGCAGGCTGAGGAACTTTTGGATGAGATTGGCGTTACTGTCAATAAAAATGCCATTCCCAACGACCCGGCCAGTCCGTTTATTACCAGCGGTATCCGCATAGGTGTCCCTGCCGTCACTTCGCGCGGTATGGTTGAAGAGGATATGGTGGCAATCGGCGACATTATCACCATGACCCTGACTAAGCTGGAGGACGGCGCTGCCCGGGATAAGGCCCGCTCCATGGTGGCCCAGCTGTGCCGCAAATATCCGTTGTATGCTTAA
- a CDS encoding TIGR01440 family protein, whose translation METDLATIGRQITQAAEELIKTARLKPGNILVVGCSTSEVQGARIGSYGSEVIAARLLSSLFKVCSRYQVLLAIQCCEHLNRALVVEQAVADTHNLEVVQVIPVPKAGGALAAEAMRAFDNPAVVESITAQAGLDIGSTLIGMHIKKVAIPVRLTQKYIGQAYLTAARTRPKLIGGARAVYELC comes from the coding sequence GTGGAGACAGATTTGGCAACCATTGGACGCCAGATAACACAGGCGGCGGAAGAACTGATAAAAACAGCCCGTTTAAAACCAGGGAATATTCTGGTAGTGGGCTGCAGTACCAGTGAGGTGCAAGGGGCGCGTATCGGCTCCTATGGCTCTGAAGTAATAGCTGCTCGACTTTTGTCGAGTCTTTTTAAAGTTTGCTCCAGGTATCAGGTTTTGCTGGCCATACAGTGTTGTGAGCACCTTAACCGGGCGCTGGTTGTTGAACAGGCTGTAGCCGACACACATAACCTCGAAGTGGTTCAGGTTATTCCGGTGCCTAAAGCCGGTGGTGCACTGGCCGCCGAGGCGATGCGTGCCTTTGACAATCCGGCGGTGGTGGAAAGCATTACGGCTCAGGCCGGTCTGGACATTGGCAGCACACTCATTGGCATGCATATTAAAAAAGTCGCCATTCCGGTACGTCTGACGCAAAAGTATATCGGACAAGCCTATTTGACAGCCGCCCGCACCAGGCCTAAACTGATTGGCGGGGCACGCGCTGTTTATGAGCTCTGTTAA
- the rpiB gene encoding ribose 5-phosphate isomerase B has translation MKVAIGSDHGGFCLKEELKALLAELGVEADDFGTHTADSVDYPDISRQVAEAVAKGEYERGIIVCGTGIGVSIAANKINGIRAALCNDVFSAQMSREHNDANILTLGERVIGPGLARMIVEVWLKTAFAGGRHACRVEKIMALEKV, from the coding sequence ATGAAGGTAGCTATTGGCAGCGATCATGGCGGTTTTTGCCTGAAAGAAGAACTTAAAGCTCTGCTGGCAGAGCTTGGTGTGGAGGCCGACGATTTTGGCACCCATACGGCGGACTCGGTTGATTACCCCGACATTTCCCGGCAGGTAGCCGAAGCTGTGGCCAAGGGTGAATATGAACGGGGCATTATTGTTTGTGGCACAGGTATTGGGGTAAGTATTGCCGCCAATAAAATTAACGGCATTAGAGCCGCGCTTTGTAATGATGTCTTTTCCGCGCAAATGTCGCGTGAACATAATGATGCCAATATCCTGACACTGGGTGAACGGGTGATTGGTCCCGGTCTGGCCCGGATGATTGTTGAGGTCTGGCTCAAAACTGCGTTTGCCGGCGGCCGGCATGCCTGCCGGGTAGAAAAGATAATGGCCCTCGAAAAGGTGTAG